In one Solanum lycopersicum chromosome 11, SLM_r2.1 genomic region, the following are encoded:
- the LOC101256646 gene encoding protein SUPPRESSOR OF K(+) TRANSPORT GROWTH DEFECT 1 isoform X2, which translates to MYSNFKEQAIEYVRQAVQEDNGGNYAKAFPLYMNALEYFKTHLKYEKNPKIKEAITQKFTEYLRRAEEIRAVLDEGGSGPGPNGGDAAVIAKPKTKPKDGEDGEDPEQSKLRAGLNSAIVREKPNVKWNDVAGLESAKQALQEAVILPVKFPQFFTGKRRPWRAFLLYGPPGTGKSYLAKAVATEADSTFFR; encoded by the exons ATGTATAGCAATTTTAAGGAGCAAGCAATTGAGTATGTAAGGCAAGCAGTGCAAGAGGACAATGGTGGAAACTATGCAAAGGCATTTCCGTTGTATATGAATGCATTGGAGTACTTCAAGACCCATTTGAAGTACGAGAAGAATCCTAAGATAAAGGAGGCAATTACCCAGAAATTTACTGAGTATTTACGCCGGGCGGAGGAGATTCGGGCTGTGTTGGATGAGGGTGGGAGTGGGCCTGGTCCAAATGGAGGAGATGCAGCTGTGATTGCTAAGCCTAAGACTAAGCCTAAGGATGGTGAGGATGGGGAGGATCCGGAGCAGTCTAAACTTAGGGCTGGGCTTAATTCAGCAATTGTAAGAGAGAAACCTAATGTGAAGTGGAATGATGTTGCTGGATTGGAGAGTGCCAAACAGGCGTTGCAGGAAGCTGTCATTTTGCCTGTGAAATTTCCTCAGTTCTTCACAG GCAAGAGACGGCCGTGGAGAGCTTTTCTTCTTTATGGTCCTCCTGGGACAGGGAAGTCTTACTTGGCCAAAGCTGTTGCTACTGAAGCTGACTCCACCTTTTTTAG ATGA
- the LOC101267967 gene encoding protein ADP-ribosyltransferase PARP3, translating to MKVHEKRSHSHASDEEKKVTTRKQKAEAAPKKPKIANEGEDKDKVNGRSNAADVAAEFEKFCRETREHLSIKQMREILEANARDASIADEAVVPRCQDILFYGPVGDCPVCGGKLELSGDSYHCEGAYSEWSSCVYSTRSPPRREEPINIPESIGKTPVYELIEKHRDPKSRPKREIASVDKPFVGMMIALSGRLSRTHQYWKKKIEKNGGKVANSVIGATCLVVSPSERDRGGSSKVAEAVERGIPVVREAWLTDSIEKKQAETLDAYDIASDIAVEGKGLALDQQDSSVVALETLTAELKVFGKRAVHIDSKLQDEGGKILEKDGILYNCALTVCDQGRNLNDFCIMQLIVARENRLYLYYRKGKIGNSPRADDKLEEWENVNDAIREFAKLFEELTGDQFEPWEREKKIHKKNMKFFPIDIDDGVEVRYGGLGLRQLGVAASHSKLDPKVANLMKVLCSQEIYRYALMEMGYDSPEIPIGMVTDLHLRRCEDTLKEFAEKLKSSTPTGNKADAAWADFTQRWFTLVPTTRPFPFKDYEELADQGVSSYEAIRDINTASRLIGDMSGSTLDDPLFERYMKLNCSLSPLEKEEDDYKMIVKYLDKTYEPVSIADVSYGVSVQNIFAVEASACPSLDDIKKLPNKVLLWCGTRSSNLLRHLQLGFLPSTCSLPVPGYMFGRAIVCSDAAAEAARYGFTAVDRPEGFLVLAVASLGEEIQEFSSPPEDTKSLEEKGIGAKGLGKKKTDESEHFVWKDNINVPCGKLIPSEHKESPLEYNEYAVYDPQQVSIRFLVEVKFEEKDVEYEAVELETEQQPEE from the exons atgaaG gttcatgagaaaagGTCTCACTCTCATGCAAGTGATGAAGAGAAGAAAGTTACTACAAGAAAGCAAAAGGCTGAGGCGGCGCCAAAGAAGCCGAAGATCGCCAATGAAGGCGAGGATAAAGATAAGGTTAATGGAAGATCGAATGCTGCAGATGTGGCAGCTGAATTTGAGAAGTTCTGTAGAGAGACAAGAGAACATCTCTCCATCAAACAAATGCGCGAAATTCTCGAAGCCAATGCCCGGGATGCTTCAATAGCTGATGAGGCTGTTGTTCCTAGATG CCAAGACATACTATTCTATGGTCCTGTCGGCGATTGTCCAGTTTGTGGTGGCAAGTTAGAGTTGTCTGGTGACAGCTATCATTGCGAGGGAGCATATAGTGAGTGGTCCAGTTGTGTCTACAGCACTAGGTCTCCACCAAGAAGAGAGGAGCCTATAAATATCCCCGAATCTATTGGAAAAACTCCCGTCTACGAG CTAATTGAGAAACATAGGGACCCAAAAAGTCGTCCCAAGCGAGAAATAGCTTCAGTGGATAAACCATTTGTAGGAATGATGATTGCTCTTTCAGGCCGTCTTTCTCGAACACAT CAATATTGGAAGAAAAAGATCGAGAAAAATGGAGGGAAAGTGGCTAATTCTGTTATTG GGGCAACATGCCTTGTGGTTTCTCCCTCGGAGCGTGATCGCGGTGGCTCGTCAAAAGTAGCTGAAGCAGT GGAGAGGGGTATCCCAGTAGTGAGGGAGGCTTGGCTGACCGATAGCATCGAGAAAAAACAAGCTGAAACATTAGATGCATACGATATTGCCAGTGACATTGCGGTAGAGGGGAAAGGTCTTGCACTAGATCAGCAAGATTCCAGTGTGGTGGCACTTGAAACCTTAACAGCTGAG CTAAAAGTGTTTGGAAAGAGAGCTGTGCATATCGACAGTAAGCTGCAGGATGAAGGTGGAAAAATTTTAGAGAAAGATGGCATATTGTACAATTGTGCTCTTACTGTTTGTGATCAAGGGAGGAACCTGAACGA CTTCTGCATTATGCAACTTATCGTGGCGCGAGAGAATCGGTTGTACCTTTATTACAGGAAGGGAAAAATTGGTAACAGCCCCAGAGCAGATGACAAGTTGGAGGAATGGGAAAACGTGAACGATGCTATTAGAGAATTCGCAAAGCTCTTTGAAGAACTGACGGGAGATCAGTTCGAACCATGGGAAAGAGAGAAGAAGattcataagaaaaatatgaagttCTTCCCTATTGATATT GATGATGGCGTTGAAGTAAGGTATGGCGGACTAGGCCTTAGGCAACTCGGGGTTGCTGCTTCACATAGTAAGCTTGATCCGAAGGTAGCAAATTTAATGAAAGTCCTCTGTAGCCAGGAGATTTACCG GTATGCTCTAATGGAGATGGGATATGATTCACCTGAGATTCCTATCGGGATGGTTACTGATCTTCATTTGAGAAGAT GTGAGGATACCCTCAAAGAATTTGCGGAGAAACTGAAATCTTCAACGCCAACGGGGAACAAAGCAGACGCCGCTTGGGCCGATTTCACCCAAAGATGGTTCACTCTCGTACCGACTACAAGGCCCTTTCCCTTTAAAGACTATGAAGAACTTGCAGACCAG GGTGTTTCTTCTTATGAGGCGATTCGAGATATCAATACTGCCTCCCGTCTTATAGGTGATATGTCAGGCTCAACGTTGGACGATCCTCTTTTTGAGCGTTATATGAAGCTAAATTGTTCTCTTTCACCTCTTGAGAAAGAGGAAGATGACTACAAAATGATAGTGAAGTACCTGGACAAAACTTATGAACCAGTGAGCATTGCCGATGTT AGCTATGGTGTATCGGTTCAGAATATCTTTGCTGTTGAAGCAAGTGCATGCCCCTCTCTTGATGACATCAAGAAATTGCCCAACAAGGTTCTGCTATGGTGTG GGACTAGGAGTTCAAATCTATTGAGACACTTGCAGTTGGGATTCTTGCCTTCAACTTGCTCACTTCCTGTACCAGGTTACATG TTTGGAAGAGCCATCGTTTGTTCGGATGCTGCAGCAGAAGCAGCCAGATATGGATTCACAGCTGTAGATAGGCCAGAAGGTTTCTTGGTTTTGGCTGTTGCCTCACTGGGAGAAGAAATTCAAGAGTTCTCCAGTCCACCTGAG GACACTAAATCTCTGGAGGAGAAGGGGATTGGAGCTAAAGGGCTTGGCAAGAAGAAAACAGACGAGTCGGAGCATTTTGTGTGGAAGGACAACATTAATGTCCCTTGTGGCAAGTTAATTCCATCAGAGCACAAGGAAAGCCCTCTCGAGTACAACGAATATGCTGTATATGATCCACAACAG GTAAGCATAAGGTTCTTGGTGGAGGTGAAATTCGAGGAGAAAGACGTTGAGTATGAAGCAGTTGAGCTCGAGACTGAGCAGCAGCCCGAGGAGTAA
- the LOC101256646 gene encoding protein SUPPRESSOR OF K(+) TRANSPORT GROWTH DEFECT 1 isoform X1 produces MYSNFKEQAIEYVRQAVQEDNGGNYAKAFPLYMNALEYFKTHLKYEKNPKIKEAITQKFTEYLRRAEEIRAVLDEGGSGPGPNGGDAAVIAKPKTKPKDGEDGEDPEQSKLRAGLNSAIVREKPNVKWNDVAGLESAKQALQEAVILPVKFPQFFTGKRRPWRAFLLYGPPGTGKSYLAKAVATEADSTFFSVSSSDLVSKWMGESEKLVSNLFQMARESAPSIIFVDEIDSLCGQRGEGNESEASRRIKTELLVQMQGVGHNDDKVLVLAATNTPYSLDQAIRRRFDKRIYIPLPDLKARQHMFKVHLGDTPHNLSESDFEDLARKTEGFSGSDVSVCVKDVLFEPVRKTQDAVFFTQTSNGTWIPCGPTQQGAVQTTMQELAAKGLASQIIPPPITKTDFDKVLARQRPTVSKSDLEVHDRFTKEFGEEG; encoded by the exons ATGTATAGCAATTTTAAGGAGCAAGCAATTGAGTATGTAAGGCAAGCAGTGCAAGAGGACAATGGTGGAAACTATGCAAAGGCATTTCCGTTGTATATGAATGCATTGGAGTACTTCAAGACCCATTTGAAGTACGAGAAGAATCCTAAGATAAAGGAGGCAATTACCCAGAAATTTACTGAGTATTTACGCCGGGCGGAGGAGATTCGGGCTGTGTTGGATGAGGGTGGGAGTGGGCCTGGTCCAAATGGAGGAGATGCAGCTGTGATTGCTAAGCCTAAGACTAAGCCTAAGGATGGTGAGGATGGGGAGGATCCGGAGCAGTCTAAACTTAGGGCTGGGCTTAATTCAGCAATTGTAAGAGAGAAACCTAATGTGAAGTGGAATGATGTTGCTGGATTGGAGAGTGCCAAACAGGCGTTGCAGGAAGCTGTCATTTTGCCTGTGAAATTTCCTCAGTTCTTCACAG GCAAGAGACGGCCGTGGAGAGCTTTTCTTCTTTATGGTCCTCCTGGGACAGGGAAGTCTTACTTGGCCAAAGCTGTTGCTACTGAAGCTGACTCCACCTTTTTTAG TGTTTCGTCATCGGACCTTGTATCCAAGTGGATGGGTGAAAGTGAAAAGCTAGTTTCAAACCTTTTCCAAATGGCTCGTGAAAGCGCTCCCTCCATTATATTCGTTGATGAAATTGATTCCTTGTGTGGGCAGCGAGGAGAAGGAAACGAAAGTGAAGCTTCTCGACGTATTAAAACAGAACTCCTTGTGCAGATGCAG GGTGTTGGTCACAATGATGATAAAGTTCTTGTACTTGCGGCAACAAATACACCCTATTCCCTAGATCAG GCTATACGGCGAAGATTTGATAAGCGTATCTACATTCCGCTCCCAGATTTGAAGGCACGGCAACACATGTTCAAA GTTCATTTAGGTGATACCCCTCATAACTTAAGCGAGAGTGACTTTGAAGACCTGGCCCGTAAGACAGAAGGTTTTTCTGGTTCCGATGTTTCTGTTTGT GTTAAGGATGTGCTATTTGAACCCGTACGTAAGACACAAGATGCTGTATTCTTTACTCAGACTTCTAATGGTACCTGGATACCATGCGGACCAACGCAACAGGGTGCTGTGCAGACAACTATGCAGGAGCTTGCTGCTAAAGGACTTGCATCCCAG ATCATACCGCCCCCCATTACAAAGACAGACTTTGATAAGGTTCTTGCTCGTCAAAGGCCAACGGTTAGTAAATCCGACCTTGAAGTGCATGACAGATTCACAAAAGAGTTTGGAGAAGAAGgttga